Proteins encoded in a region of the Triticum dicoccoides isolate Atlit2015 ecotype Zavitan chromosome 3A, WEW_v2.0, whole genome shotgun sequence genome:
- the LOC119272738 gene encoding RAN GTPase-activating protein 2-like, translating into MASAAPDFQPRTFSIKLWPPSESTRLMLVERMTKNLSSESIFSRKYGLLGKEEAHANAKRIEEMCFASADEHFKKEPDGDGSSAVQLYAKETSKLMLEVLKKGPGTTAEPEAPVIDTPIEPADTVFDISGGKRAFIEADEAKELLSPLTEPGNSYSRICLSNRSFGIGAANVAGPILESIKSQLKEVDISDFVAGRPEDEALDVMRIFSKALAGSVLRYLNISDNALGEKGVRAFTELLKSQGDLEELYVMNDGISGEAAKALSELIPSTEKLKVLHFHNNMTGDEGAMFIAEMVKRSPNLESFRCSATRIGSDGGVALGEALGTCTRLKKLDIRDNLFGVEAGVALSETLPKLGDLVELYLSDLNLENEGTIAIVNVLKESAPQLEILEMAGNEITAEAAKPLAECLTAMQSLKKLTLAENELKDAGAVAVAKSLQEGHPDLKELDVSTNLFQRSGARCFAQAVANKPGFVLLNMNANYIPEEGIDEVRKILKAGENSADVLGPLDENEPEGNPDDEDEEEDDDDEAKYGDDNGKDAGLGSKLQDLKHHLGSLVEDP; encoded by the exons ATGGCTTCAGCGGCGCCAGATTTCCAGCCCCGGACATTCTCCATCAAACTGTGGCCACCGAGTGAAAGCACTCGTCTGATGCTTGTAGAGAGGATGACCAAGAACCTGTCCTCCGAGTCAATCTTTTCTCGCAAGTATGGCCTTTTGGGCAAAGAAGAGGCTCATGCCAATGCCAAAAGGATTGAGGAGATGTGCTTTGCTTCCGCAGatgagcatttcaagaaggagccTGATGGTGATGGGAGTTCTGCTGTCCAGCTATATGCAAAAGAAACAAGCAAGCTGATGCTGGAAGTCCTCAAAAAAGGTCCAGGGACGACTGCGGAACCAGAAGCACCTGTTATTGATACACCTATTGAGCCTGCTGATACTGTGTTTGATATATCTGGTGGCAAGCGTGCTTTCATTGAGGCGGACGAAGCAAAGGAACTTCTGAGTCCACTAACAGAACCAGGAAACTCATATAGCAGAATTTGCTTGAGCAACAGGAGCTTTGGTATTGGTGCTGCCAATGTTGCTGGGCCAATTCTTGAATCAATAAAATCTCAGCTCAAGGAGGTTGACATCTCAGATTTTGTTGCTGGAAGGCCTGAGGATGAAGCCCTTGATGTGATGCGGATATTCTCCAAAGCTTTAGCAGGGTCTGTACTGAGATACCTGAACATCTCTGACAATGCTTTAGGTGAGAAGGGTGTGAGGGCGTTCACAGAGCTGCTAAAATCACAGGGCGACCTGGAAGAACTATATGTGATGAACGATGGCATATCAGGGGAAGCTGCTAAGGCTCTGTCTGAGCTTATTCCATCAACTGAGAAGCTTAAGGTTCTCCACTTCCACAACAATATGACTGGTGATGAAGGTGCTATGTTCATTGCTGAGATGGTCAAGCGTTCTCCAAATCTTGAGAGTTTTAGGTGCTCAGCAACAAGAATAGGATCTGATGGTGGAGTGGCATTGGGCGAGGCCCTGGGGACATGCACTCGTCTGAAGAAGCTTGATATCAGGGACAACTTATTTGGTGTCGAGGCAGGGGTGGCTCTCAGCGAAACCCTTCCAAAGCTTGGAGATCTTGTTGAGCTGTACCTCAGCGACCTCAATCTCGAGAACGAGGGCACCATAGCAATTGTGAATGTCCTCAAGGAGTCTGCACCTCAGCTGGAGATCCTTGAGATGGCAGGAAATGAGATAACCGCCGAGGCAGCCAAGCCTTTGGCGGAATGCTTGACCGCAATGCAGTCGCTCAAGAAGCTGACCTTGGCTGAGAACGAGCTGAAGGATGCCGGGGCGGTGGCGGTCGCAAAGTCTCTGCAAGAGGGCCACCCAGATTTGAAGGAGCTTGACGTGAGCACCAATCTGTTTCAGAGGTCTGGAGCCCGCTGCTTTGCCCAGGCGGTCGCCAACAAGCCAGGCTTCGTGCTGCTGAACATGAACGCGAACTACATCCCCGAGGAAGGGATTGACGAGGTGAGGAAGATCCTGAAGGCAGGCGAGAACTCGGCGGACGTGCTTGGCCCGCTGGACGAGAACGAGCCCGAGGGGAACCCGGATgacgaggacgaagaagaggacgatgatgatgaggcaaaGTATGGGGACGATAACGGGAAGGATGCTGGCCTCGGCTCGAAGCTGCAGGACCTGAAG CACCATCTTGGTTCTCTGGTCGAGGACCCTTAA
- the LOC119269894 gene encoding putative metallophosphoesterase At3g03305, whose product MGPRGNRLLPILLALVAAACPAPWSVAGDERAVAEVSGAPEGVVWVAQLSDLHFSVHHPERAYDFRRYVGPALAMVNPDLVFITGDLTEGKSKDLLTMKQNEVEWMEYSSTMKDVIESSKLPRKKFYDLRGNHDSFGVPVSGGDYDFYEKYSINANLRRQGRVQSITLENNGRKHLFVGFDSTMEIGLRGPTNLFGHPTDKQLIELDQSLSQWDTDFNKAPVAKITVGHFPMSFSALTESGKNIKDVFLKHSLAAYLCGHLHTRFGKNLKRYYHRATQEPSLYEHYYQSNMHQGYAIPSAEENCSEAAAPVEEFWEWEIGDWKRSRSMRILAIDDGFVSFTDIDFRLGSKSVIILATFPLDSRFMQRTSAPRDFKCHAMGASTFDTVRALVFSRHEIVTVSAKIYDSRPGNLEVVFDSEMKRVSANDSRGDMYLIPWNWRAFADPSPDRYWLQIEAMDITGDISVSQLRPFSVNGLFAEVNWTWKEFFVMGIQWASVYHPALQCVLALIFTLLLVPRASVVLLKDQQSVYTYLRADGGQYTSLKYLLGGFIWLFVELSRMVLVWSLLLVYIIYLLVFPWFSGHPVTEDSSLASMTFRGWALKSGTKTFHAGTPDVMVIVLPHLCFVVLPMIAILAAMAAERIAFREHYLSQSGKKKDDPHQKSRREVGRDSLWSGRWIRKILIAFCLVVLWKHWKLCRALMKAFAMDPLLHSPVLFYFIPALMAFAVYRTSSV is encoded by the exons ATGGGTCCGCGCGGGAACCGGCTGCTCCCCATTCTCCTAGCCCTCGTCGCCGCGGCGTGTCCCGCGCCGTGGTCCGTCGCCGGTGACGAGAGGGCGGTGGCGGAGGTCTCCGGCGCGCCGGAGGGGGTCGTGTGGGTGGCCCAGCTCTCGGATCTCCACTTCAGCGTGCACCACCCGGAGCGCGCCTACGACTTCCGGCGATACGTCGGCCCGGCGCTCGCCATGGTCAACCCCGACCTCGTCTTCATCACCGGCGACCTCACCG AGGGGAAAAGCAAAGATCTGCTTACAATGAAGCAAAATGAGGTGGAGTGGATGGAATATAGTAGTACGATGAAGGATGTCATTGAGAGTAGCAAGCTTCcaagaaaaaaattctatgatctgaGAGGAAACCATGATAGCTTTGGTGTACCTGTGTCTGGTGGGGACTATGACTTCTACGAGAAATATAGCATCAATGCTAACCTAAGACGACAGGGGCGCGTGCAAAGCATCACTTTGGAG AATAATGGCCGGAAGCATCTGTTTGTTGGCTTCGATAGCACAATGGAGATCGGACTTAGGGGCCCAACCAATTTATTTGGGCATCCAACTGACAAGCAGCTTATAGAACTGGACCAATCACTGTCGCAGTGGGATACTGACTTCAACAAGGCTCCAGTCGCAAAAATTACAGTTGGGCACTTCCCGATGTCTTTCTCAGCATTGACAGAATCAGGAAAAAATATCAAGGATGTCTTTCTAAAGCACTCATTAGCAGCATACTTGTGTGGACATCTTCACACAAGGTTTGGCAAGAATTTGAAGCGTTACTATCATCGAGCAACTCAGGAACCATCACTGTATGAACACTACTACCAGTCTAACATGCACCAAGGATATGCAATCCCGAGTGCTGAAGAGAACTGTTCTGAAGCAGCAGCACCTGTTGAGGAGTTCTGGGAGTGGGAGATTGGCGATTGGAAAAGGAGTAGAAGTATGAGGATATTAGCAATTGATGATGGATTTGTCTCCTTTACTGACATAGATTTCAGGTTAGGTTCAAAAAGTGTAATTATACTAGCTACCTTCCCTCTGGACTCGAGATTTATGCAGAGAACATCTGCTCCTCGTGATTTCAAATGTCACGCCATGGGAGCTTCAACTTTTGACACGGTGAGGGCGCTTGTATTCTCTCGACATGAGATAGTAACTGTCTCAGCAAAGATATATGACTCAAGGCCAGGAAACCTTGAAGTGGTATTCGACAGCGAAATGAAAAGAGTGAGTGCCAATGATTCTAGAGGAGATATGTATTTAATTCCGTGGAACTGGAGAGCATTTGCAGATCCTTCTCCAGATCGGTACTGGCTGCAAATCGAAGCGATGGATATAACAGGTGACATTAGCGTCAGCCAGTTGAGGCCATTCTCTGTGAATGGGTTGTTTGCAGAAGTTAACTGGACATGGAAGGAATTTTTCGTGATGGGCATCCAGTGGGCGTCGGTATATCACCCCGCACTGCAGTGCGTTCTTGCTCTGATTTTCACACTGCTTCTCGTGCCACGAGCTTCAGTAGTGCTACTTAAGGATCAACAATCTGTGTACACATATCTGCGTGCGGACGGTGGTCAGTATACATCACTGAAGTATCTACTTGGTGGTTTTATCTGGCTTTTTGTTGAGCTGTCCAGGATGGTTCTTGTGTGGTCTTTGCTGTTGGTGTATATAATCTATCTGTTGGTCTTCCCTTGGTTTTCTGGTCACCCTGTAACAGAGGACAGCAGCCTTGCATCCATGACATTCAGAGGTTGGGCTCTTAAAAGTGGCACGAAAACTTTCCATGCCGGCACTCCAGACGTCATGGTCATCGTTCTACCTCATCTCTGTTTCGTGGTATTACCGATGATTGCGATTCTCGCCGCGATGGCTGCCGAGAGGATCGCATTCCGAGAACACTACCTCTCACAGTCAGGAAAGAAGAAAGATGATCCTCACCAAAAGAGCAGGAGAGAGGTAGGGCGTGATAGCTTGTGGAGCGGTCGCTGGATAAGGAAAATCCTCATCGCTTTTTGCCTGGTGGTTCTGTGGAAACACTGGAAG CTGTGTAGAGCTCTTATGAAGGCCTTTGCCATGGACCCTCTGCTCCATTCTCCGGTGCTCTTCTACTTCATACCGGCTCTCATGGCGTTTGCTGTCTACAGAACCTCGTCCGTTTAG